One segment of Mycolicibacterium sp. YH-1 DNA contains the following:
- a CDS encoding sensor histidine kinase KdpD, translating to MSTAPSHPKKRGELRVYLGAAPGVGKTYAMLGEAHRRLERGTDVVAAVVETHGRRKTAELLDGVEVIPPHYVSYRGTDFAELDVDAVLRRAPQVVLVDELAHTNTPGSRNAKRWQDVEEILDAGITVISTVNVQHLESLNDVVAQITGIEQQETVPDEVVRQADQIELVDITPEALQRRLSHGNVYAPERVDAALSNYFRRGNLTALRELALLWLADQVDAALSKYRQDHEINDTWEARERVVVAVTGGPESETLVRRAFRIASKSSAELMVVHVVRGDGLSGVSAPHMGKVREVATSLGATVHTVVGDDVGEALLEFARERNATQLVLGISRRSRWARIFDEGIGAATARESGKIDVHMVTHGEANPGWSWGSLTPRQHHLASWLAALVVPSVICAVTAMLLDPFLGIGGESALFFIGVLVVALLGGVAPAALSAVFSGLLLNYFLVEPRHTFTMNSPDSAITVVVLLAVAVAVAALVDGAAKRAREARRASQEAELLALFAGSVLRGADLTTLLERVRETYSQRAVSLLRETPGQGLETVACVGVDPCVDPDSADTAIEVGDDEFWMLLSGKRLPARDRRVLGAVAKQAAGLVRQTELTEEAGRAEAIARADELRRSLLSAVSHDLRTPLAAAKVAVSSLRSEDIDFSPEDTAELLATVEESIDQLTGLVGNLLDSSRLAAGVVHPQLRVVYLEEAVHRAILGIPRGFSGREQVKVEVGDTAVMADSGLLERVLVNVIDNALRYAPDGTVRINAGRVGDRVLINIVDEGPGIRRGAGDQLFEPFQRLGDNDNTSGVGLGLSVARGFVEAMGGSIAVADTPGGGLTVIVELAAPELVPT from the coding sequence GTGAGCACAGCGCCGTCGCATCCCAAGAAGCGGGGCGAGCTGCGCGTCTATCTGGGTGCGGCACCCGGCGTCGGCAAGACCTACGCCATGCTCGGCGAAGCGCATCGCAGGCTGGAACGCGGTACCGACGTGGTCGCGGCGGTCGTGGAGACGCACGGCCGCCGCAAGACCGCGGAGCTACTCGACGGTGTCGAAGTAATTCCGCCGCACTACGTGTCGTATCGCGGGACGGACTTCGCGGAGTTGGACGTCGACGCGGTGCTCCGTCGAGCCCCTCAGGTCGTCCTGGTTGACGAACTCGCGCACACCAACACACCCGGCAGCCGCAACGCCAAGCGCTGGCAGGACGTCGAGGAGATCCTCGACGCGGGGATCACCGTCATCTCCACGGTCAACGTGCAGCACCTCGAGAGTCTCAATGACGTCGTCGCACAGATCACCGGAATCGAGCAGCAGGAGACCGTGCCCGACGAGGTGGTCCGTCAGGCGGACCAGATCGAGCTGGTCGACATCACTCCGGAGGCATTGCAGCGCAGGCTGTCCCACGGAAACGTGTATGCCCCCGAGCGCGTCGACGCCGCCCTGAGCAACTACTTCCGCCGCGGCAACCTGACCGCGCTGCGCGAACTGGCACTGCTGTGGCTGGCTGACCAGGTCGACGCGGCACTCTCGAAGTACCGCCAAGACCACGAGATCAATGACACCTGGGAGGCCCGCGAGCGGGTGGTGGTCGCGGTCACCGGCGGTCCGGAGTCGGAGACGCTGGTACGACGCGCGTTTCGTATCGCCTCGAAATCGAGCGCGGAGTTGATGGTCGTTCACGTCGTGCGAGGCGACGGCCTGTCCGGGGTCTCGGCGCCGCACATGGGCAAGGTTCGCGAGGTCGCGACCAGCCTGGGCGCCACGGTGCACACCGTCGTCGGCGATGACGTCGGGGAGGCCCTGCTGGAGTTCGCCAGGGAGCGCAACGCCACGCAGTTGGTGCTCGGCATCTCACGCCGGTCACGCTGGGCCCGCATCTTCGACGAGGGCATCGGTGCGGCGACGGCGCGGGAATCCGGCAAGATCGACGTGCACATGGTCACCCACGGCGAGGCCAATCCCGGCTGGTCCTGGGGCTCGCTCACGCCACGGCAGCACCATCTGGCGTCCTGGCTGGCCGCGCTCGTCGTGCCGTCGGTGATCTGCGCGGTCACCGCGATGCTGCTGGATCCCTTCCTCGGCATCGGCGGGGAGAGCGCCCTGTTCTTCATCGGTGTCCTGGTCGTGGCACTGCTCGGTGGTGTCGCGCCAGCCGCGCTGTCGGCGGTGTTCTCGGGACTGCTGCTCAACTACTTCCTGGTCGAGCCCCGCCACACGTTCACCATGAACTCGCCCGACAGCGCCATCACCGTCGTGGTGTTGCTTGCCGTCGCGGTGGCGGTTGCGGCACTCGTCGACGGTGCGGCCAAGCGGGCCAGGGAGGCACGCCGAGCGTCGCAGGAGGCCGAACTGTTGGCGCTGTTCGCCGGTTCGGTGCTGCGCGGCGCTGATCTCACCACACTTCTGGAGCGCGTCCGCGAGACGTACTCGCAACGGGCCGTGAGCCTGCTGCGTGAGACCCCGGGCCAGGGGTTAGAAACCGTCGCGTGTGTGGGCGTCGATCCCTGCGTCGACCCCGATTCCGCCGACACCGCCATCGAGGTCGGCGACGACGAATTCTGGATGCTGTTGTCAGGCAAGCGCTTGCCAGCCCGCGACCGTCGCGTCCTGGGTGCCGTGGCCAAGCAGGCGGCCGGCCTGGTACGGCAGACCGAACTCACCGAGGAGGCCGGGCGCGCCGAGGCCATCGCGCGAGCCGACGAATTGCGGCGCTCCCTGCTCTCGGCCGTCAGCCACGACCTGCGCACCCCTCTCGCCGCCGCGAAGGTGGCGGTGTCGAGCCTGCGCTCCGAGGACATCGACTTCTCCCCCGAGGACACCGCCGAACTGCTGGCCACCGTCGAGGAGTCCATCGACCAGCTGACCGGACTGGTCGGCAACCTGCTCGACTCGTCACGGCTGGCTGCCGGTGTGGTGCATCCCCAACTGCGTGTGGTCTACCTCGAAGAGGCCGTGCACCGTGCCATTCTCGGTATCCCGCGCGGTTTCTCGGGGCGCGAGCAGGTCAAGGTCGAGGTCGGCGACACCGCCGTGATGGCCGACAGCGGGCTTCTCGAGCGGGTCCTGGTCAACGTCATCGACAACGCACTGCGGTACGCACCGGACGGCACGGTGCGCATCAATGCGGGCCGGGTCGGCGATCGCGTGCTGATCAACATCGTCGACGAGGGGCCAGGGATACGGCGCGGCGCCGGGGACCAGCTCTTCGAACCGTTTCAACGCCTCGGCGACAATGACAACACGTCCGGCGTCGGTCTTGGCCTGTCGGTGGCGCGCGGCTTCGTGGAGGCCATGGGTGGATCGATCGCCGTCGCCGACACGCCCGGCGGCGGCCTGACAGTCATCGTGGAACTGGCTGCACCAGAATTGGTCCCGACATGA
- a CDS encoding potassium-transporting ATPase subunit C, with amino-acid sequence MKFSTVIRQHWAALRALLVFTVILGGAYPVAIWLIAMLPGLNDKAQGSIIETGGKPVGSSLIGQLYTDPDGNPLPQYLQGRPSAAGDGYDPMATSASNLGPESIVDVPDKPSLLTLVCSRSADVAKTNGLDKGAGARPFCTGGGVGAVLSVIGPRDASGQVVHPTRVVSVNEPCDTTTVPFLDTYRGVRVECAEPGQDYSIGQLVPIRGAASAGPLVPADAVTASGSGLDPNISPAYADLQVDRIAQARGISPEQVRDAIAAHTDGRALGFMGEPVVNVLEVNIALDQMSG; translated from the coding sequence ATGAAGTTCTCCACCGTCATTCGCCAGCACTGGGCCGCACTTCGCGCGCTGCTGGTCTTCACCGTCATCCTCGGGGGCGCCTACCCGGTCGCCATCTGGCTGATCGCGATGCTCCCCGGCCTGAATGACAAGGCGCAGGGGTCCATCATCGAGACCGGCGGAAAGCCCGTGGGCAGCAGCCTGATCGGCCAGCTGTACACCGACCCCGACGGCAATCCGCTGCCGCAGTACCTGCAGGGCCGACCGTCCGCCGCCGGCGACGGCTACGACCCGATGGCCACCAGCGCGAGCAACCTGGGCCCGGAGAGCATCGTCGACGTGCCCGACAAGCCCAGCCTGCTGACCCTGGTGTGCAGCCGCAGCGCCGACGTCGCCAAGACCAACGGACTGGACAAGGGCGCAGGCGCCCGGCCGTTCTGCACCGGCGGCGGCGTGGGTGCGGTGCTGTCGGTGATCGGCCCCCGCGACGCGTCGGGCCAGGTCGTCCACCCCACCCGGGTGGTCAGCGTCAACGAACCGTGCGACACCACCACGGTCCCGTTCCTGGACACCTACCGGGGTGTGCGCGTCGAGTGCGCCGAACCGGGACAGGACTACTCGATCGGCCAGCTAGTGCCGATCCGCGGCGCCGCGTCGGCCGGGCCCCTCGTACCGGCCGACGCGGTCACCGCCAGCGGCAGCGGCCTTGACCCCAATATCTCCCCGGCATACGCCGACCTGCAGGTGGACCGCATCGCTCAGGCCCGTGGCATCAGCCCCGAGCAGGTCCGAGACGCCATCGCGGCCCATACCGACGGCCGGGCCCTGGGCTTCATGGGCGAGCCTGTCGTGAACGTGTTGGAAGTCAACATCGCGCTCGATCAGATGAGTGGATGA
- the kdpB gene encoding potassium-transporting ATPase subunit KdpB, protein MTLSTIEARTTKRHESEPKNRVQGGLLDPTMLWRSLPDALRKLNPRTLWRNPVMFIVEIGAVWSTILAFLEPSWFSWFVVFWLWLTVIFANLAEAVAEGRGKAQAESLRKTKADTMARRLIGWSPGTPGVEESVAAPALSQGDTVVVEAGEVIPGDGDVVEGIASVDESAITGESAPVIRESGGDRSAVTGGTTVLSDRIVVKITQKPGESFIDRMIALVEGANRQKTPNEIALNILLSALTLIFVFAVATLQPLAIYSMANNPGVADSLALTGDGISGIVMVALLVCLIPTTIGALLSAIGIAGMDRLVQRNVLAMSGRAVEAAGDVNTLLLDKTGTITLGNRQASEFIPVPGVTAEQLADAAQLSSLADETPEGRSIVVYAKEAHGLRARTPGELADARWVEFTASTRMSGVDLGDGQSLRKGATSAVADWVRTWGGSVPDAFGTIVDGISASGGTPLAVARVAHGKAEILGVIHLKDVVKQGMRERFDEMRRMGIRTVMITGDNPMTAKAIADEAGVDDFLAEATPEDKLALIKREQEGGRLVAMTGDGTNDAPALAQADVGVAMNTGTSAAKEAGNMVDLDSDPTKLIEIVEIGKQLLITRGALTTFSIANDIAKYFAIIPALFVTLFPGLDLLNVMRLHSPQSAILSAVIFNAIVIIALIPLALKGVRYTPSSASKLLSRNLYVYGLGGIIAPFVGIKLIDLVIQLFPGMS, encoded by the coding sequence ATGACGCTGTCTACCATCGAGGCGCGTACCACCAAGCGCCACGAATCTGAGCCGAAGAATCGCGTCCAGGGCGGGCTCCTGGATCCCACGATGCTGTGGCGCTCCCTGCCCGACGCGCTGCGCAAGCTGAATCCACGCACCCTGTGGCGCAACCCGGTGATGTTCATCGTCGAGATCGGCGCCGTGTGGAGCACGATCCTGGCGTTCCTCGAGCCATCGTGGTTCAGCTGGTTCGTCGTGTTCTGGCTCTGGCTGACGGTGATCTTCGCCAACCTCGCCGAGGCCGTCGCCGAGGGGCGCGGTAAGGCACAGGCCGAGTCACTGCGGAAGACCAAGGCCGACACCATGGCCCGCCGGCTCATCGGCTGGTCCCCCGGCACGCCTGGCGTAGAGGAGTCGGTCGCCGCACCCGCACTGAGCCAGGGTGACACCGTCGTCGTCGAGGCCGGCGAGGTCATCCCCGGTGACGGCGACGTGGTGGAGGGCATCGCCTCGGTCGACGAGTCGGCCATCACCGGCGAGTCGGCACCCGTCATCCGCGAGTCCGGTGGCGACCGCTCCGCGGTCACCGGCGGCACCACGGTGCTGTCCGACCGGATCGTCGTGAAGATCACGCAGAAGCCCGGCGAGAGCTTCATAGACCGGATGATCGCACTGGTCGAGGGAGCGAACCGGCAGAAGACGCCGAACGAGATCGCGCTCAACATCCTGCTGTCGGCGCTCACGCTCATCTTCGTCTTCGCGGTCGCCACGCTGCAGCCGCTGGCCATCTACAGCATGGCCAACAACCCCGGCGTCGCCGACAGCCTGGCCCTGACCGGCGATGGCATCTCGGGCATCGTCATGGTGGCGCTGCTGGTCTGCCTCATCCCCACCACCATCGGCGCGCTGCTGAGCGCCATCGGCATCGCGGGCATGGACCGGCTCGTGCAGCGCAACGTGCTCGCCATGTCGGGCCGCGCGGTCGAGGCCGCGGGTGACGTCAACACCCTGCTGCTCGACAAGACCGGCACCATCACGCTGGGCAATCGTCAAGCCTCCGAGTTCATCCCGGTTCCCGGAGTCACCGCGGAGCAGCTGGCCGACGCGGCACAGCTGTCCAGCTTGGCCGACGAGACCCCCGAGGGTCGTTCGATCGTGGTGTACGCCAAGGAGGCCCACGGCCTACGCGCTCGCACGCCAGGGGAGCTGGCCGATGCCCGCTGGGTGGAGTTCACCGCAAGCACCCGGATGTCGGGGGTTGACCTCGGCGACGGGCAGTCACTGCGCAAGGGCGCGACCAGCGCTGTGGCCGACTGGGTACGCACCTGGGGCGGCAGCGTTCCGGACGCGTTCGGCACCATCGTCGACGGTATCTCCGCATCGGGTGGCACACCCCTGGCCGTCGCCCGGGTGGCGCACGGCAAGGCCGAGATTCTCGGCGTCATCCACCTCAAGGATGTCGTCAAGCAGGGTATGCGCGAACGCTTCGACGAGATGCGCCGGATGGGCATCCGCACGGTGATGATCACCGGCGACAATCCCATGACCGCCAAGGCGATCGCCGATGAGGCGGGTGTCGACGACTTCCTCGCCGAGGCCACGCCCGAGGACAAGCTGGCGCTGATCAAGCGCGAGCAGGAGGGTGGGCGGCTCGTCGCGATGACGGGCGACGGCACCAATGACGCCCCCGCGCTGGCACAGGCCGACGTCGGCGTCGCGATGAACACCGGAACGTCGGCGGCCAAGGAAGCCGGCAACATGGTCGATCTCGACTCCGACCCGACCAAGCTGATCGAGATCGTCGAGATCGGTAAGCAGTTGTTGATCACCCGGGGCGCGCTGACCACGTTCTCCATCGCCAACGACATCGCCAAGTACTTCGCGATCATCCCGGCGCTGTTCGTGACGCTGTTCCCGGGCCTGGACCTGCTCAACGTCATGCGCCTGCACAGTCCGCAGTCGGCGATCCTGTCCGCGGTGATCTTCAACGCCATCGTCATCATCGCGTTGATCCCGTTGGCGCTCAAGGGTGTCCGATACACCCCCAGCAGCGCCTCGAAGCTGTTGAGCCGCAACCTCTACGTGTACGGTCTCGGCGGCATCATCGCGCCGTTCGTCGGCATCAAGCTCATCGACCTGGTAATCCAACTCTTCCCCGGGATGTCCTGA
- the kdpA gene encoding potassium-transporting ATPase subunit KdpA, with protein sequence MSSTTAGIVFLASLALALAAVHVPLGDYMYRVFNSEKHSRVERVIYRLIGANPSAQQGWGAYARSVLAFSAVSLLFLFTLQLVQGRLPLHLNDPATEMTPALAWNTAVSFVANTNWQAYSGETTQGHLVQMAGLSVQNFVSAAVGIAVAVALVRGFARVRTSELGNFWVDLVRGTIRILLPVAAIGALALITGGVIQNFALHSQVVDTIAGAQQTIPGGPVASQEVIKLLGTNGGGFFNANSAHPFENPTAWTNWIEIFLILVIAFTLPRTFGRMVGSPKQGYAILSVMGIIAILSVSLTMFFQTQAHGTVPTAVGSAMEGVEQRFGVANSAVFAGATTLTSTGAVDSFHDSYTSLGGMMTMFNMQLGEIAPGGVGSGLTGMLILAIITVFVAGLMVGRTPEYLGKKITPREIKLAAAYFLVTPLIVLTGTAIAMAMPGQRAGMLNTGPHGLSEVLYAFTSAANNNGSAFAGLSVNTEWYNTALGLAMLFGRFLPIILALALAGSLAAQRSTPASVGTLPTHRPQFIGMVTGVTIILVALTFLPMLALGPLAEGIH encoded by the coding sequence GTGTCGTCCACCACCGCGGGGATTGTGTTCCTCGCGTCGCTCGCCCTGGCTCTCGCCGCGGTGCACGTCCCCCTCGGCGACTACATGTACCGGGTCTTCAACTCCGAGAAGCACTCCCGCGTCGAACGTGTCATCTACCGCCTGATCGGCGCCAACCCGTCGGCGCAGCAGGGCTGGGGCGCCTACGCGCGCAGCGTGCTGGCCTTCTCCGCGGTCAGCCTCCTCTTCCTGTTCACCCTGCAACTGGTGCAGGGCAGGCTGCCGCTGCACCTCAACGACCCCGCCACCGAGATGACGCCGGCGCTGGCCTGGAACACCGCCGTCAGCTTCGTCGCCAACACCAACTGGCAGGCCTACTCCGGTGAGACCACCCAGGGCCACCTCGTGCAGATGGCCGGCCTGAGCGTGCAGAACTTCGTCTCGGCCGCGGTCGGCATCGCCGTCGCCGTGGCCCTGGTCCGCGGATTCGCGCGCGTGCGCACCTCGGAACTCGGCAACTTCTGGGTCGACCTGGTGCGCGGCACCATTCGCATCCTGCTGCCGGTCGCAGCCATCGGGGCCCTGGCCCTGATCACCGGCGGTGTCATCCAGAACTTCGCCCTGCACTCACAGGTGGTCGACACCATCGCCGGCGCGCAGCAGACCATCCCGGGCGGGCCCGTCGCCAGCCAGGAAGTCATCAAGTTACTCGGCACCAACGGCGGCGGCTTCTTCAACGCCAACTCCGCGCACCCGTTCGAGAACCCCACGGCGTGGACCAACTGGATCGAGATCTTCCTGATCCTGGTGATCGCGTTCACGCTGCCGCGCACGTTCGGCCGCATGGTCGGCAGCCCCAAGCAGGGCTACGCGATCCTCTCGGTGATGGGCATCATCGCCATCCTCAGCGTCTCGCTGACGATGTTCTTCCAGACCCAGGCGCACGGCACCGTTCCCACCGCCGTCGGCTCGGCGATGGAGGGTGTCGAGCAGCGCTTCGGCGTCGCGAACTCCGCGGTGTTCGCCGGTGCCACGACGCTGACGTCCACCGGCGCGGTCGACTCGTTCCATGACTCCTACACCAGCCTCGGCGGCATGATGACGATGTTCAACATGCAGCTCGGCGAAATCGCCCCGGGCGGTGTGGGTTCCGGCCTGACCGGCATGCTGATCCTCGCCATCATCACGGTGTTCGTCGCCGGCCTGATGGTCGGCCGCACACCGGAGTACCTCGGCAAGAAGATCACCCCGCGCGAGATCAAGCTGGCCGCGGCCTACTTCCTCGTCACGCCGCTGATCGTGCTGACCGGAACCGCCATCGCGATGGCGATGCCCGGCCAGCGCGCGGGCATGCTCAACACCGGACCGCACGGGCTGTCGGAGGTGCTGTACGCCTTCACCTCCGCGGCCAACAACAACGGATCGGCATTCGCCGGCCTCTCGGTCAACACCGAGTGGTACAACACCGCGCTGGGCCTGGCGATGCTGTTCGGCCGCTTCCTGCCGATCATCCTCGCGTTGGCGCTAGCCGGATCGCTTGCCGCACAACGCAGCACACCCGCATCCGTCGGGACACTGCCCACCCACCGCCCGCAGTTCATTGGGATGGTGACCGGCGTGACGATCATCCTCGTCGCGCTCACCTTCCTGCCCATGCTGGCACTCGGACCCCTCGCTGAAGGAATCCACTGA
- a CDS encoding potassium-transporting ATPase subunit F, translated as MSLANTVGLILAVLIAVFMFAALLFPERF; from the coding sequence ATGAGCCTCGCCAACACGGTCGGCCTGATCCTGGCCGTCCTCATCGCGGTGTTCATGTTCGCTGCCCTGCTGTTCCCAGAGAGGTTCTAA
- a CDS encoding site-specific integrase, with product MAATIRKRTTGKVDAKGNPVVSYQVRWREPVRDQFGAPTGQFRQTSETFPTERKAKAHMRKVEDQLESAAGVSPSSAKAKANTPLGTYARQYLDGLVGSIDDSTIEGYEKIYRTHLAPVFGSRPVAAITTAEVTAFRAALLAPHVRRHGRAKASTPPSTCAVTRYPKTVKHIVGTLKRILDLAHDDQAIPSNPVIAGRRHTTKRRATADSKAPFKHRPLSANQVAGVCDWIATSREVTVTDSGPTRTYTRQGNEVYALAVLFAAHTGVRAAELQGLQVGDVTLSDIPGTVGSIRVTRTAARKGRQWQYGTPKSDASADRVVPLASWLADELRDYLTNVHPFAAKFSHAPLFPGRRNRFVFDWAKPVHAGSLYEHYFQPACKALGLGHCRWHDLRHTFATMNLSAGEHYMQVSKWLGHSTFVLTLTTYADYINEDEQAAPKVGRGVVEPRNVVPLQGRRSG from the coding sequence ATGGCCGCGACCATTCGCAAGCGCACCACGGGCAAGGTGGACGCCAAGGGCAATCCTGTAGTCAGCTATCAAGTTCGGTGGCGGGAGCCCGTGCGAGATCAGTTCGGGGCGCCAACCGGCCAGTTCAGACAGACCTCCGAGACGTTCCCGACTGAGCGCAAGGCTAAGGCGCATATGCGGAAAGTGGAGGACCAGCTGGAGAGCGCCGCAGGTGTGAGCCCGTCTTCAGCCAAGGCCAAGGCCAATACGCCGCTGGGTACCTACGCCCGGCAGTACCTTGACGGCCTGGTCGGCAGCATCGACGACTCCACCATTGAGGGCTACGAGAAGATCTACAGGACGCACCTTGCACCGGTGTTCGGCAGTAGGCCAGTTGCCGCTATCACCACGGCTGAGGTGACGGCCTTTCGCGCTGCGCTGCTGGCACCGCATGTCCGTCGTCACGGTAGGGCCAAGGCTTCCACCCCTCCCAGCACCTGCGCAGTCACTCGCTACCCGAAGACCGTGAAGCACATCGTCGGAACGCTCAAGCGCATTCTGGACTTGGCGCACGACGACCAGGCCATCCCGAGCAATCCTGTGATTGCCGGTCGTCGGCACACCACCAAACGCCGCGCTACCGCAGACAGCAAGGCACCGTTTAAGCACCGGCCGCTGTCGGCCAACCAGGTAGCAGGTGTGTGTGACTGGATCGCCACATCGCGCGAGGTCACCGTTACCGACAGCGGTCCTACCCGCACATACACCAGGCAGGGCAACGAGGTCTACGCGCTGGCCGTGCTGTTCGCTGCTCATACGGGTGTTCGGGCCGCAGAGCTGCAGGGTCTGCAGGTTGGCGACGTCACGCTATCGGACATCCCCGGCACTGTTGGCAGCATCCGTGTGACTCGCACCGCTGCGCGCAAGGGACGGCAGTGGCAGTACGGAACACCCAAGAGCGACGCCTCAGCGGATCGCGTAGTGCCGTTAGCGTCCTGGCTTGCCGACGAGCTACGCGACTACCTCACTAACGTTCATCCCTTTGCCGCCAAGTTCTCGCACGCTCCCCTGTTCCCGGGTCGCCGCAATCGCTTTGTGTTCGATTGGGCAAAGCCTGTGCACGCCGGAAGCCTGTACGAGCACTATTTCCAACCTGCCTGCAAGGCACTGGGATTGGGTCACTGCCGCTGGCACGATCTACGCCACACCTTCGCGACCATGAACCTGTCCGCTGGCGAGCACTACATGCAGGTGTCAAAGTGGTTAGGACACTCCACTTTCGTGCTCACGCTTACCACCTACGCCGACTACATCAACGAGGACGAGCAAGCTGCACCGAAGGTAGGCCGGGGAGTAGTGGAGCCCCGAAACGTAGTGCCACTGCAGGGGCGGCGTTCGGGCTAA
- a CDS encoding recombinase family protein: MPTKADIREPMSPLMFGYTRVSTDEQADRRNGLEAQRQTIDDQAARRGWTLEHFADEGVSGKAIGPKLAETSQLLASGQGDGLVVAKLDRLSRSIVNAANIIESAQAQGWSLVILDLGVDLTTAAGRMMAMNLVNFAQYERELISERTKAALAAKKRRGERIGRPRAASASVVRRIVQDRDAGLTYDAIASALTTENLLYPLGKPTWQPSTVRRIYTSATATAQQVSA; encoded by the coding sequence ATGCCGACCAAGGCAGACATACGAGAGCCGATGTCACCGTTGATGTTTGGATACACGCGGGTGAGCACTGACGAGCAGGCCGATAGGCGCAACGGTCTAGAGGCACAACGCCAGACCATCGATGACCAGGCCGCGCGACGTGGCTGGACACTTGAGCACTTCGCCGACGAAGGCGTGTCGGGCAAGGCCATCGGCCCGAAGCTTGCGGAAACGTCGCAACTGTTGGCCTCTGGCCAGGGTGACGGTCTGGTGGTCGCGAAGCTGGACAGGCTGTCCCGATCAATCGTTAACGCAGCCAACATCATCGAGTCAGCACAGGCGCAGGGTTGGTCGCTGGTGATCTTGGATCTGGGCGTGGACCTGACCACGGCGGCAGGCCGGATGATGGCGATGAACCTGGTGAACTTCGCCCAGTACGAACGCGAGTTGATTAGCGAGCGTACAAAGGCCGCGCTTGCCGCCAAGAAGCGCAGAGGCGAACGAATCGGAAGGCCTAGAGCGGCATCGGCTTCGGTGGTTCGCCGCATCGTGCAGGACCGTGACGCCGGCTTGACCTACGACGCTATCGCTTCCGCGCTCACCACCGAGAATCTCCTATACCCACTAGGCAAACCGACTTGGCAACCGTCCACGGTACGGCGGATCTACACCAGCGCCACGGCGACAGCACAGCAGGTGTCGGCATGA